Proteins encoded within one genomic window of Hevea brasiliensis isolate MT/VB/25A 57/8 chromosome 8, ASM3005281v1, whole genome shotgun sequence:
- the LOC110657327 gene encoding metalloendoproteinase 3-MMP-like: MVPKTFPLLGAILLLFLMHLPNTIQSKPNGDPFGFIQHLEGCHKGESISGLKDLKRYLERFGYLNYAKNSSNNHANDDEFDDLLEAAIKDYQHNYHLNATGVLDNSTVSQMMKPRCGVPDVVKNGTNNHYHNPKSIHSVAHYNFFPGPRRWPPERSHLRYRFRSSVQVPGAENFRSICAQAFQRWAQVTRFTFEEVAANSEAEIEIGFHRRFHGDGNPFDGWSGTLAHATAPTNGRCHFDGDEIWSANPGPNEVDLESVAVHEIGHLLGLDHSEDPKAIMYSTFSYGITKRDLSTDDVQGIRTLYGLQ; encoded by the coding sequence ATGGTTCCTAAAACCTTCCCACTTTTGGGTGCCATTTTGCTCCTCTTCTTGATGCACCTGCCAAACACCATCCAATCAAAACCAAATGGAGATCCTTTTGGTTTCATCCAACACCTAGAGGGATGCCACAAGGGTGAATCCATAAGTGGGCTCAAAGACCTTAAACGTTATCTTGAGAGATTTGGGTACTTAAACTATGCTAAAAATAGTAGCAACAACCATGCAAATGACGATGAGTTTGATGATCTTTTAGAGGCAGCAATCAAGGATTACCAGCACAATTATCACCTGAATGCCACTGGAGTCCTGGACAATAGCACAGTGTCTCAGATGATGAAGCCTAGATGTGGGGTGCCAGATGTTGTAAAAAATGGCACAAATAATCACTACCATAATCCCAAATCCATCCACTCAGTAGCCCATTACAATTTCTTCCCTGGACCCCGAAGATGGCCTCCAGAGAGAAGCCATTTAAGATACAGGTTTCGTTCTAGTGTCCAAGTCCCTGGAGCAGAGAACTTCAGGTCTATATGTGCACAAGCTTTTCAGAGATGGGCACAAGTTACCCGCTTCACATTCGAGGAAGTTGCTGCCAATTCTGAGGCAGAAATAGAGATCGGATTCCACAGAAGGTTCCATGGAGATGGGAACCCTTTCGATGGATGGTCAGGGACTTTAGCACATGCAACTGCACCAACTAATGGAAGGTGTCATTTTGATGGAGATGAAATTTGGAGTGCGAATCCTGGACCTAATGAGGTTGACCTAGAATCAGTTGCAGTTCATGAAATAGGACATCTTTTGGGTCTGGACCATAGTGAAGACCCAAAAGCTATCATGTATTCAACCTTCAGTTATGGGATTACCAAAAGGGATTTGAGTACTGATGATGTTCAAGGAATTCGTACTCTATATGGATTACAGTGA